Genomic segment of Mercurialis annua linkage group LG6, ddMerAnnu1.2, whole genome shotgun sequence:
taaatgagagtaaagatgaaaaattaaaggataaaattataattattttaattttgccGATTCGAATAGGACACCAAAAACttcatattttgtcaattagaatgggacggagggaagTACAATTTTACACCAAAAATTTTGTGAATCACAATTTTGCTTTGACAAATTCTCTGCAAAGAACCACGAGCGTACATAAATCAAAGCCCAGCAAGACTTGCAATCCACCTACTGAAATTTTGACTGTAAATATATCCAACCCATACGGATGGCTTTCGAGACCAAGGCTACTTGCTTACATCCATTTATACTGTTCTTAGACGTCCCAATTCCTAACAGAATTTGGAAATTATAAGTATCCACAGCAGAAGTACCGTttacattttataaattaaatgctCCATGCTTCAATATTTATGATTGGATTACACCTATTGCACTCCCACCTCATACAAAACATACGGAGAATCAGCAAACAAGATCAGAAAAGAATGCTTACAAACACTTGAACCAACTCCATTCAAAGCAACACAGGCACAGCCATGCATTGATTTCAAATCAAAAGAATGCAAACCGCTTTCAAGAATCACATTATATATCGCCTCACAAACTCTCTATGGAAAGCACCTGGTAAACAATCTATTCAATCAAGATCGCAAGCATTCAATGTTGGTCTCGAAGAAACAATGACTAGGCAAACAGATTATTTCTTACCTGGCCAAAAATAGTCCTACAAACTGGAAAATGATAAAGAAATGATAATCAAAAAGCATGGagtcaaatatatattttcaagtCATTGCCTTTATTAATGGACTGAACACTAGACATAGAGAGAGGAACAAGGGAGGTAGATACGGCTTTCCACGACACGGAGTACAGCCTTTGATTCAACAACGATAACACTAAACTAACAATACTAAACCAGTCTGTTATGGCAATCCAACACAACACAGCTGGGGCCCAGCATCCAACTGGGACTTTTTAACCATTGAAACTCTAATCTATAATCCAGTTAATGTTTCAGGCTATGAAATATCCAGAAACAAACAAAAGCATTCCGGGTTAAATGCATACAGCAATAAAAGTCTCCACCAACATTTACTTAATTTTCTGTAGTCCATACGATGCAGAACTACATTCCATCTTGAGCAGCTAGCTTCAACCCTATCAAAACAAGTAAATAATAAGCATATCAACAGCAATGCCATACCATCACCAAACTTTAGGTCAAGCAGCCAACACCACTACTCAAGAAAAAACACCCAAAATTAACATATTCCTCATAAAAGAACACGCGGGACTTAAGGATTGACTAATACATATTCCTCAGGAATTGCCAAGTCAATATGACATACGAAGttaaaacaacaaaatcaatAGTAGAATACATGCTATAGAGCtacaaaaaaacatataatcCCCATAAACTTAAatgcaaattaaaaaataagaggCATGAATGGAAAATAGTTATACAGGAATACATGCAATAGGGCTATAAACACCACATAATCCTCATGAGCTTAGACATGAATCGATATCAGAAACATGCAACTCGTGTGTTTAACCATCTCAGCAAGTAATAAAATGACAAGTCTACAGTGGAGTCACTTTAATGCTATTCACTTACCATTGCTACCCGTTGTTGCTACTCGCAATTGTTGAATTAGGACAAGAATTCTACCACAAATTACCGGCAATAAATTGCCTGATCAATATGTGGAGGAATTTGCTTAATCTCCGTCCCAAGTTCTTGCTCAATCCTATACCTGTTGGAAAGTAATACaccattaaatataaataaaaactaatattaGTGCAAAAGCAAGCTCGAAGGGAAGATAGATCATACAAGTTAAAGCGGTCTTCATAAGTAATCAAATTCACAGCCAAACCAAGGTGACCAAACCTTCCTGATCGACCAACCTACATGTGACATAACTATTCATAAGGAAACATGAAATAGACAGTAAACAAATGATTAGACAGTGTTCTACATACCCTGTGAAGATAAGTTTCAGAATTCTTGGGGAAATCAAAGTTGATAACCACATTAACTGCCTGGATGTCTATACCCCTGGTAAATAAATCTGCAGTAACCATTGTTACCATTAGAATATTGTATACAAAGCACATTCAAGTACAATTGCAGAACTTGCATAAAATATATTACTTTACAGATTTGGCAAATTGAAATAACAGCAATCATACCACATGCACACCACAAAACCACAAGCTCAGATATGATTAGAGAAAAATCTTTCACAATGAAAACAGAACCATCCAAGCAACCAGCAACAGAAGTGGAAAGCATTTGCATCTTTGAAATTTCACGGatcaataaaaatatcaatctGGACATTCTTTCAAAACCACTCCCTATGCAAGATCTCTCCTATACACCTCATTGTTTTAAGAGTGAAAGTCAAGCCAAAAGTTATCTGAATCAGCTCCAATAGAAGTCCGTACGGTCTTCAAATAATGACTTGATTTTCTTGCATTTTCAACCTTACATAGATCTAACTTAGTTTGCACCCcttctaaatgaaaagaaataaatcataaatgttCTGCTAAATTATGTATCCAAAgaaagcaattattttataataaaatgataaaatcaaatGTCATATCGATAAGAGATGCATAAGTTTTTTGCTATAGCAGCTCATGCAGACTTGTGCAAGTATATCAatgaataaaagaaattaacaaCAAATTGTAACTGTCATTAGCATACCAGTACAAACAAGATTTCTGCATGCACCATTGCGGAAGTCGTGAAACACTCTGTTGCGATGATCTTGCAACATCTTTGCATGGATATAGAAACAAGAATAACCAAGCTCAGTGATCTTTTTTGCCAAAAGTTCTACCCGATTCACTGAGTTGCAGAAAATGATAGATTGATTAATTTGAAGCTGCATATAAACCAGAATAGAGTTATATCCAtggaagaaaaaagaaagagaagcATACATTAGTAGTTCAGTTGAGATCAGACCTTAGAGAAAAGAGTGTTTAGACAATGGACTTTCTGTCGTTCTTCAacaaaagcataaaattgagTGATACCCTTTAGAGTAAGCTCATCCATAAGATTGATAACGTAAGGCTTATGCAAATATCTATCCTTAAAGTCCTTGACAGTAACAGGAAATGTTGCAGAAAACATCAAAATCTGACGGGTCGGAGAAAGAAAACGAATCAGCTGTTCCACTGAAGGTTGGAATTCAGGAGACAATAGCTTATCTGCCTGAAAGACAAACACATGCAAGATCAGCTTCATATCCCTAAGTTAAACTGAAGAACAGTTTGCacaaaaataatatcaattaGTTCATAAGTTTACACATAAATAATAAGGTTAACAAGCTTCAACTAAGAAGCACAAAATCACTCCCTTGAAATTTCAGACAACTCTTTAAGGCCAACCACAAAACATTAATCCTAATCTAAGAAGTGTTACATCAAGTAAATATGCAGAAAAAAAATGGGCAAAATACGACCATAGGTGATCAGATTACCAACTAACTACAGCACGAATAATGATAATACATAAGGGGGAAACTATAGGGGGGGATTCAGTACTTACCTCATCCATAACAAGCATTGAACAATCCTTCAAAATGCAAATGCCTTTTTTGGCAAGATCCAATATTCTTCCAGGAGTCCCGACCAGTAGATGAACTGGTTGGTATAAACGCATGATGTCATCTTTTAGACTTGTACCACCTGTGGTAACCATTACTTGAATTTGCAAATGCTTCCCGAGCTCCTTACAAACTTGTGATGTCTGAAGCGCCAACTCCCTTGTTGGAACAAGAATTACAACTACAATCAAATGCCATTAAAGTTACCAAAAGTTAGAAAGAACAATAAAGATATTACAATATTAGATACTACATACAGATCATATCATAAGCTAATATACTCGGCTAAAATCAAGCATCAAAAGACAAAGAAAAATCAACACCCTCACAAGCAATTAATATCAAGTAATATTGCATGACAAGACTGCTAATAATTAGGCCTGCCTAGACTTACTGAACAAACTCAATCACCAGAAAGACATTCCTGGTATACCAGCACACATCAATGCAGTGTTGCACCGATAAATAAATTGTTCCAGAATGGCATTATATCTTTccacattaatttttttgatttccaGACAGCAAAGACAACATAAATTTATCTTCCAAGAATACAGCAAACTAAAAACGCTGCAAGCCCAAAATGTACTAATTTCAATTTTACTCGAGGCATTACTAATTTAACAAAGGGTGAAAATTTTGCGCAAATGAAGATAGCCATGCGTTTTAGTAAAATTCAGAGATGGAGGATGATCAAACCTTGAATAACATTATTATCTTGGTCGATTTTTTCCAAGGCAGGGACACAAAAAGCTGCTGTTTTTCCAGTCCCATTTTTAGCTCTAGCAAGAATATCACTACCAGTAAGAGCAATTGGAATGCTTTCTTCCTGAATTGGTGATGGTCTTTCAAACCCCTTCTCATAAATTCCCATAAGCAGCTCCCTCTTCAGAAAATAGTCCTCAAATTCATTTCCTTTGGTGGCCGTCACATCCtggaaattaatatttaagattCAAATCACAAGTTTTTACATAATGTTTTCCCACATAATTAAAAGTTCCTTGAGCCATTGATCCGCTTGTATTGCTTCATCATACTATGACTTAAAACTACTTCAATGTTAAGAAACATAATTAACAGCTTGGTTCTCGCATACACATGGATAGTTATTGATAGCTAGCTAAGTTTAGCATCAAAATCCATCTTCTAATACCAATAACCAGTGAACACACAAAAATGTGGAGAAGTTGGTTTTCATACCAAAAAAAGGGGAAGATAAGAAAGCAGAAAATATACTCCAAAGGTTCTATTTGTACATGAGTAACACATGCAATCTAATTTCATCCGCATTCTTTATCTGCATGTTTTT
This window contains:
- the LOC126686835 gene encoding DEAD-box ATP-dependent RNA helicase 8-like, with translation MNNNNNNNRGRYPPGMGAGRGAGMNANPSFQSRVPQQQYVQRNMLQNYQQQQQYHQHQQQQQQHQQQQQQQQHQQQQNQHQQQQQWLRRTQLPPADSSVDEVEKTVQSEAVDSTSQDWKARLKIPPADTRYRTEDVTATKGNEFEDYFLKRELLMGIYEKGFERPSPIQEESIPIALTGSDILARAKNGTGKTAAFCVPALEKIDQDNNVIQVVILVPTRELALQTSQVCKELGKHLQIQVMVTTGGTSLKDDIMRLYQPVHLLVGTPGRILDLAKKGICILKDCSMLVMDEADKLLSPEFQPSVEQLIRFLSPTRQILMFSATFPVTVKDFKDRYLHKPYVINLMDELTLKGITQFYAFVEERQKVHCLNTLFSKLQINQSIIFCNSVNRVELLAKKITELGYSCFYIHAKMLQDHRNRVFHDFRNGACRNLVCTDLFTRGIDIQAVNVVINFDFPKNSETYLHRVGRSGRFGHLGLAVNLITYEDRFNLYRIEQELGTEIKQIPPHIDQAIYCR